A genome region from Thermococcus alcaliphilus includes the following:
- the cas4 gene encoding CRISPR-associated protein Cas4, translating into MSELLEFYASEAMTCPRRVYFRLKGYKEKWPEFVRVRLEQGVNTHNVLGEILKKRFGFELEKHIVLKSPRLGLEIHGRIDAFRRFPIEIKGKTSLPRLPYDYHLAQLNVYLRWAESEYGYLYYVKLHEEPKRVLKDVDFSRFPIVRGKNFKAFEVPYDEKLFKETVKQFYLIKKHYEKGVPPEGWKDYTCKFCPYYYICFGNGFTP; encoded by the coding sequence ATGAGTGAGCTACTTGAGTTTTATGCAAGTGAAGCCATGACGTGCCCCCGAAGGGTTTACTTTCGTCTTAAGGGGTATAAGGAAAAGTGGCCCGAATTTGTAAGGGTGAGGCTTGAGCAAGGGGTTAACACCCATAATGTTCTTGGGGAGATACTTAAGAAAAGGTTCGGCTTTGAGCTTGAGAAGCATATAGTGTTAAAATCCCCCCGTCTAGGGCTTGAGATCCATGGGAGGATAGATGCATTCAGGCGGTTTCCAATAGAGATAAAGGGAAAAACGTCTCTTCCGAGGCTTCCCTATGACTACCACCTGGCCCAGCTGAACGTTTATCTAAGGTGGGCAGAGAGTGAATACGGCTATTTGTACTATGTTAAGCTGCATGAGGAGCCAAAGAGAGTTTTGAAGGACGTGGACTTTTCCAGATTCCCAATAGTCAGGGGAAAGAACTTTAAAGCTTTTGAGGTGCCCTATGACGAAAAGCTTTTCAAAGAGACCGTAAAGCAGTTTTACCTGATAAAAAAACATTATGAAAAGGGCGTTCCCCCAGAGGGGTGGAAGGACTACACATGTAAGTTCTGTCCCTACTATTACATTTGTTTTGGAAATGGATTTACTCCTTAG